The following DNA comes from Chryseobacterium gallinarum.
TGGAAAAATGGGGTATGCTTACGGGATTATGCTGAATATCGGAAATCCTGCCGCTTATTTTCACAGCGGATATGTAAAAGGATCACCTTCTTTAAATATTTATTATCCTGAAACGAAGACTTCCATTATTATCCTTTCCAATATTGCAGATGAAGAAAAAGGAAAAGGAATGATCTTTAAGCCCCATATTGAAGTAAAAAAGATTACAGACAACTTAGAAAGCACTTTGATACAGCTGAAGGAGAAAAAATAAGTATTTTTATCCCATTATTTATAGGATGAAAAAACTGTATTTCATTGCCATTTATCCGCCTCAGGAAATTATAGAGGAAGTAAGGAACTTTAAGAGGGATCTGGCCATCAGCTATGGAACTTCCAAAGCATTAAAAAATGATGCCCATATCACCCTTTTTCCGCCTTTTTTCAGGGAAGCTGAATTGGAAAGTGATGTTTTTACAGCATTTGAAAAGATTAACACCCATCGACCTCCTTTTGAAGTTGAACTTAACGGATTTGGCAGTTTCCCCAACCCTAAGAACCCGGTGATTTTTGTTCATCCGGAAAACAATTCTGATTTAACTGATCTTCAACGCAGGGTGAGGCAGCAATTCAACTTTAAACAGTATTCTTTTACTCCTCATATGACCGTAGGATACAGGGACCTTACATGGGAGAATTATTTAAAGGCTTGGGAAAAGTATCAAAAGCTCGAATACAAAACTAAATTTATAGTTGACGAAATACTCCTTCTCCGTCATGATGGAAAATGGACTCCTATTGCGGAAAAGCTACTTACATGATAAAGCCGGCTGTTAGCCGGCTTTATGTTTTATTCTTTTATTATTTTCTGGGATAATATTAAATCTTTGTTTTCTATCATATTGAGCATATAAACTCCAGAAGGGGCAGTTTTAATATCGACTGATATTGCAGTGCTGTCTTTCCTCTCAAATTTTACCGGAATTTTTCTTCCTGAGCTATCATAAACTTCAACTTTCACATCTTTTGCAAAATCCTTTTTCCCTTTAATACGGAATTCTCCATCTGTCGGATTGGGATAGATGCTGTATCTTCTTTCTTCTGCCTTCACTTCTGCAACTCCAAGAGTAGACTTACTGATTGTCCAGGTGATATTGGTAAAATGAAGGGTACTATGGTTATTTACTTTCAGAAGCGGATTATTATCTGTTACCGAAAAAATCAGGGTATTGTTTCCGTTGTTCAGCTGTGAGGGAGTAAGTGTCAGTGTGGAGTTTGTTGTATTAATGGCTGTTCCGTTCAGTTTCCAGGAATTCACCAGCGTATTGGGCACCGGAAGAATTTCATTAACGGTAAAAGTAATATCGGATGTACCGTCAACAGAGGAACTGTTGGCAGGTGTATAGGAGTCTACCGGGGAAACCAGGCTATGAATCTTCTCTATAATCGCTTCTTTACAAACAGAACAGAATTGCTGGTTAAGATACCTCATTTCACAGCTTTGATGAGGCCGGAACCAGGTAGGGCTCTCGGCATGAGGGTAAACTCCTACTGCATTTAAGCCTATCCAGTTTTTCCATTTTATTGTAGCAGGATTGGATGTCTGGGTTTTATTGGGAGATTCCAGAGAGCCTGCAAACCAATATTCATCTGC
Coding sequences within:
- a CDS encoding M64 family metallopeptidase, with translation MKKVLLSLLIGSSYAAQVFETVPLLQNGTNDKRVVIAVLGDGFTTAQQNNFVTSAQATVNYLFTKSPYTEYKNYFNAYAIKVISAETGVKHPGTATDVAEPVIPVSNPNNYLGSTFDVGVHRCIYSNTTNKVGQVLAANVPDYDITYVLGNSTEYGGCGGTYAFASLNNSSNEIVVHELGHSFGKLADEYWFAGSLESPNKTQTSNPATIKWKNWIGLNAVGVYPHAESPTWFRPHQSCEMRYLNQQFCSVCKEAIIEKIHSLVSPVDSYTPANSSSVDGTSDITFTVNEILPVPNTLVNSWKLNGTAINTTNSTLTLTPSQLNNGNNTLIFSVTDNNPLLKVNNHSTLHFTNITWTISKSTLGVAEVKAEERRYSIYPNPTDGEFRIKGKKDFAKDVKVEVYDSSGRKIPVKFERKDSTAISVDIKTAPSGVYMLNMIENKDLILSQKIIKE
- a CDS encoding 2'-5' RNA ligase family protein, whose protein sequence is MKKLYFIAIYPPQEIIEEVRNFKRDLAISYGTSKALKNDAHITLFPPFFREAELESDVFTAFEKINTHRPPFEVELNGFGSFPNPKNPVIFVHPENNSDLTDLQRRVRQQFNFKQYSFTPHMTVGYRDLTWENYLKAWEKYQKLEYKTKFIVDEILLLRHDGKWTPIAEKLLT